One window from the genome of Deltaproteobacteria bacterium encodes:
- the gspE gene encoding type II secretion system ATPase GspE, protein MLDKIVVEIIQEKKGISSEAAADLLNGQKGKSFGTLAVEKGLLTEDELLTSLSKKLRVPYVKNLEEEGLDPSLVSRVPIVFSKKHKVVPMKMEDGILTVATPDPLNYEPLDDLRLIIECQEVRVVLSSEREVVRAINRFYEQSADTPEEMIQSMDAESSDRILHELEETADLLDISDEAPVIKLVNLILFQAVKERASDIHIEPFQKELKVRYRIDGILYQRLDPPKRYQSAIVSRLKVMAKMDIAEKRLPQDGRIPIKIADKDIDIRVSIIPTTFGERVVLRLLDKQSLLLGMGEIGLSPDKHQTLQDLISRSNGILLVTGPTGSGKTTTLYAALSQINSPDKNIITIEDPVEYQLWGIGQIQVNPKIGLTFAHGLRSVLRHDPDVILVGEIRDAETAEIAIQAALTGHLVFSTLHTNNAASAATRLVDMEIEPFLVASVVRAIVAQRLIRVICSECKEGYVPEPEMLKEVGITPEQLKGGKVYRGKGCPACSGTGYRGRTGIYEILLVSETIRQLIMKKADSVSIGRQAVEEGMKTLREDGARKIVEGITALEEVVRVTQE, encoded by the coding sequence ATGTTAGATAAAATCGTCGTCGAGATCATTCAGGAGAAGAAAGGAATTTCCTCCGAAGCCGCGGCCGACCTTTTAAACGGCCAAAAGGGAAAATCTTTTGGAACCTTAGCGGTGGAAAAGGGATTGCTGACCGAAGATGAGCTCCTGACCAGCCTGAGCAAGAAACTGCGGGTTCCTTACGTTAAAAATTTAGAAGAAGAAGGATTAGACCCCTCGCTGGTTTCCAGGGTACCTATTGTTTTTTCCAAAAAGCACAAGGTGGTACCTATGAAAATGGAGGATGGTATTTTAACCGTAGCCACGCCGGACCCTTTGAATTACGAACCTCTGGATGACCTCCGGTTAATCATCGAGTGCCAGGAGGTTCGGGTGGTATTGAGCAGTGAGCGGGAAGTGGTGAGGGCAATCAACCGTTTTTACGAACAAAGCGCCGATACTCCGGAAGAAATGATCCAATCCATGGACGCGGAAAGCAGCGACCGTATCCTCCATGAATTGGAAGAGACCGCGGACCTCTTGGATATAAGCGACGAAGCCCCCGTGATCAAGCTGGTTAATCTCATTCTTTTTCAGGCAGTGAAGGAGAGGGCCAGCGATATCCATATAGAACCTTTCCAGAAAGAATTAAAAGTCCGGTACCGCATCGACGGCATTCTTTACCAACGGCTCGACCCACCCAAGAGGTACCAGTCCGCCATTGTTTCGCGCCTGAAGGTCATGGCCAAAATGGACATTGCCGAAAAACGCCTGCCCCAGGACGGCAGGATTCCTATCAAGATTGCCGATAAAGACATCGACATCCGTGTTTCCATAATCCCCACCACCTTTGGCGAAAGGGTGGTTCTGCGCCTGCTGGATAAGCAGAGCCTGCTCTTAGGAATGGGGGAGATCGGACTTTCCCCCGATAAACATCAGACCTTACAGGATTTGATTAGTCGGTCCAACGGCATCCTGCTGGTAACCGGGCCTACAGGCAGCGGAAAAACGACTACCCTTTATGCAGCCCTGAGCCAAATCAATTCTCCAGACAAAAACATCATCACCATTGAGGATCCGGTAGAATACCAGCTTTGGGGGATCGGTCAGATTCAAGTCAATCCCAAAATCGGCCTCACCTTTGCCCATGGTTTACGTTCGGTCCTGCGCCATGATCCGGACGTGATCTTGGTGGGTGAAATCCGGGATGCCGAAACCGCCGAGATTGCCATTCAGGCCGCCCTGACCGGCCATTTGGTTTTCAGCACCCTGCACACGAATAATGCGGCCAGCGCGGCTACCCGCTTGGTGGATATGGAGATTGAACCCTTTCTTGTTGCTTCCGTGGTCCGGGCCATCGTTGCCCAACGCTTGATCCGGGTCATCTGCTCAGAATGTAAAGAGGGCTATGTACCCGAACCCGAAATGTTGAAAGAAGTGGGGATCACCCCGGAACAGTTAAAAGGAGGTAAAGTTTATAGAGGAAAGGGCTGTCCAGCCTGTTCGGGAACAGGGTACAGGGGACGGACCGGAATTTACGAGATCCTGCTTGTATCCGAGACCATTCGCCAGCTGATCATGAAGAAGGCTGACTCGGTCTCCATCGGGCGCCAGGCAGTTGAAGAAGGAATGAAAACTCTGCGAGAGGACGGCGCCCGGAAAATAGTAGAAGGTATTACTGCCCTGGAAGAAGTGGTGCGGGTTACCCAAGAATAA
- the gspF gene encoding type II secretion system inner membrane protein GspF, with protein sequence MPIFEYEALDSAGKSVQGIIDAESARTARTKLRRQGFYPTEIREEAMATEERASSLNIFSFLFGRIKARDLALSSRQLATLMEAGIPLTSSLSALIEHLGHPLLRKTFTQIRERVREGSSLADALSLHPRVFSPLFIGMVRAGEVSGTLALTLSRWADFSEHQVALRQRTRAAMTYPIFMFVIGVGVLIFLMTFVVPTVTKIFSDVGQSLPLPTVILISVSGFLNRFWWALLGGFIIFGLWLRRYVRSESGALVWDRLKLKLPVVGDIHRQLVISRWSRTLGTLLHGGLPLLQGLEISQGVVANRLLSKALSQAREKIREGEELAFTLKQSALFPSLALEMISVGEKSGELGKMLEKIAVVLENEVEAALQSRMSLLEPIMILIMGVAVGFIALSVLLPILEMSQIVR encoded by the coding sequence TTGCCCATCTTTGAGTATGAAGCGCTGGATAGCGCGGGAAAATCCGTTCAGGGAATTATCGATGCTGAAAGCGCCCGCACTGCCCGGACGAAACTCAGGAGGCAGGGATTTTATCCGACGGAAATCCGGGAAGAAGCGATGGCCACGGAAGAGCGAGCTTCTTCTCTCAATATTTTTTCTTTTCTTTTTGGGCGGATAAAAGCACGAGACCTCGCCCTCTCTTCCCGGCAACTGGCTACCCTTATGGAAGCCGGTATTCCTTTGACTTCTTCTCTCTCGGCCCTGATTGAACATTTGGGGCATCCCCTGCTGAGAAAAACCTTTACCCAAATTCGGGAGCGGGTTCGGGAAGGAAGCAGCCTGGCTGACGCCCTTTCCCTTCACCCTCGAGTGTTTTCCCCCTTGTTCATCGGAATGGTTCGGGCCGGGGAAGTAAGTGGAACGTTAGCCCTTACCCTGTCCCGATGGGCGGACTTCAGCGAACATCAGGTGGCTTTGCGTCAAAGGACCCGGGCGGCCATGACCTACCCGATCTTCATGTTTGTTATCGGCGTGGGTGTGCTTATTTTTTTAATGACCTTCGTGGTTCCCACGGTGACAAAAATTTTTTCGGATGTAGGTCAGTCGCTTCCTTTACCAACCGTGATCCTGATTTCCGTAAGCGGTTTCCTGAATCGTTTTTGGTGGGCTTTGCTGGGTGGCTTTATCATCTTCGGTCTTTGGCTGAGAAGATACGTGCGGAGCGAATCAGGAGCTTTGGTTTGGGATCGCCTGAAGCTGAAACTGCCCGTGGTGGGAGACATTCACCGCCAATTGGTCATTTCCCGCTGGTCCCGGACCCTCGGAACGTTGTTACATGGTGGGTTGCCACTGCTTCAGGGATTAGAAATTTCCCAGGGCGTGGTGGCCAATCGCCTCTTAAGCAAAGCCCTGTCTCAGGCCCGGGAAAAAATTCGGGAAGGGGAAGAATTGGCCTTTACTCTCAAACAAAGCGCTCTCTTTCCTTCCTTAGCTTTGGAAATGATTTCCGTAGGGGAAAAGAGCGGTGAACTGGGGAAGATGCTGGAAAAAATAGCCGTGGTTCTGGAAAACGAGGTGGAAGCAGCGCTGCAGAGTCGGATGTCCCTGTTGGAACCGATCATGATCCTGATTATGGGGGTGGCCGTTGGATTTATTGCTTTGTCGGTTCTCCTCCCCATCCTGGAAATGAGCCAGATTGTCCGTTGA